GCGGCGCGCGCCGACCAGAAACGGCGTCTGTTCAGACGGATGTACCAGTTGGACAGATCGTCCACGAGTTGCTCGACGGCGCGCGCCGCCCGTGTTGGATTGTAGTCCTCCAGCGCAGATGCACATTCTGCGGCCGTTGAACCCATCCGGGACAGAATCCACCGGTCCATTTCTTCCCGGTCTTCCACGGGAATGGGTGCACCGTACGTGAAGCCGTCAATATTCGCATAGGTGGCGAAGAAGGAATACACGTTCGTGAGTGTATTGAAAAACTTCCGCTGGGTATCCACGATTCCCCGTTCCGAAAACTTCAGGTTTTCCCAGGGAGGGGTATTGCTCATCATGTACCAGCGGATGACATCAATGCCATGACGGTCAATCATTTCGAACGGATCGACCGCATTCCCTTTCGATTTTGACATCTTCTCGCCGTTCTCGTCGAGGACGAGACCGTTCACGACGACATTCCGGTATGCAACACTGTCCATGACGACCGCAGCGATGGCGTGCAACGTGTAGAACCAGCCTCGCGTCTGGTCCACCCCCTCAGCTATGAAATCCGCCGGGAAATTGCGTTCGAACCGGTCCTTGTTCTCAAAGGGGTAATGCCACTGGGCAAACGGCATGGCTCCGGAATCGAACCATACGTCGATGAGGTCTTCCACTCGCCGCATGGTCCCTCCGTCCGGTGCGGGCCACGTCAGGCCGTCGACGAATGGCCGATGCAGGTCGATGTCTTCATCGCGCTCCGGCAAGGCGCTGCCGCACCGCTCACGCAATTCAGCAATGGATCCGATGACTTCGATATACGTCGATCCCGACGCATCGGACTGCCAGATGGGCAGCGGTGTGCCCCAGTAGCGACGCCGGGAAAGGGCCCAATCCACGTTGTTTTCGAGCCAGTCGCCGAATCGTCCGGTCCCGATTCCCTTCGGTTGCCAATTGATCTGATTGTTGAGGGCAATCAATCGGTCCTTGATGGCTGTCGTGCGCACGAACCAGGAGTCCACCGGATAGCTCATGAGTGGCGTGCCCTTGCGCCAGTCATGCGGATAATTATGCAGATACGTTTCCTGTCGGTACAGCAAGCCCCGCTCTTTCAGATCCCGATTGATCACCTTGTCCGCGTCTTTGAACCACATGCCGCCGACCAGGGGCACATTGGTGGAAAACGTGCCGTCAGGCTCCACCGCGTTGAATACCGGCAGATCCATGGCCTTGCCGGTCTCGTGGTCATCGGCACCGAAAGCCGGGGCGGTGTGGACCAGTCCCGTGCCATCTGCCGTGGACACATAGTCTGCGGGCACAATCCGCCATGCGCGGTCGGCTCCATCCGCCTTCTTGAAATGATCGAACAGAGGCTCATAGGTGCGACCGACGAGGTCGCGTCCGGTCATCCGGCCCACGATTTCGTAGTCTTCCTTGATTACTGACAGGAGGGCTTCGGCCAGGATGAGTTCGTGTGTACCTATATCATCCGTGGTCAGGCGGATCTGGACGTAATCGATGTCTGCGCCCACGGCAATGGCCACGTTCGATACGGTGGTCCAGGGAGTGGTCGTCCAGGCCAGGTAGTAAACGTCATCCCGTTCGCTCGAACGGAAGCGCGTGTAGATGCTGGGATCCTGGACCTCCTTGTAGCCCAGGCTCACCTCATGGGACGAAAGGACGGTACCGGACCCCGGGCTGTACCACTGGATCTTGTACCCCTTGTACAGGAAGTCCTTTTCGTACATCTGCTTCAACAGCCACCATACGCTTTCGATGTACGAGGACTTGAACGTGATGTACGGATCGGACAGGTCGACCCAGTAGCCCATGCGTGTCGTCAGCGTGTCCCAGAGGTCCTTGTATTTCAGGACGCTCTCCCGGCAGGCGGCGTTGTACTCGGCAATTCCGTACTCCTCCACCTGGTGCCTTCCTTCCAGTCCAAGTGCTTTTTCCACCTCGATTTCCACGGGGAGCCCGTGGGTATCCCATCCGGCCTTCCGTTCCACGCGATGTCCCTGCATGGTCTGGAAGCGACAGAACGTGTCCTTGATGGTACGCGCCATCACATGATGGATGCCGGGACGCCCGTTGGCCGTGGGAGGTCCTTCATAGAACGTGAACGTCCGGTCGGCCGGGTGTTGCTGGACACTCTTTTCGAAGATGTCATGCTCGTTCCACCACGCGAGGATGGATTCCTCCATGGCAGGAAGATGGAGATCTTTGACTTCAGTGAATTTCATGGAAATGCCTTGAACGAACAGAAAAGAGAAGATACGAACGGACGTAAGCCGGAGTCCGGCGTGCGGAACGGAGTTGACAGGGATCGGTCAGGATTCTCCGTGAATGAATGCGCGCACGAGTCGAGCCAGTGCCGGCTCGGCCGCTGCGGCCGCCGCCAGGATCTGGTCAATGGAAACCGGCTCCAGATGATCAGGGTCGCAAACATCCGTAACCACGCTCACTCCCGCGACTTCCATGCCCATGTGTACGGCGGCCAAGGTCTCAGGTACCGTGCTCATGCCGACAACGTCGGCACCGAGTTGTCGGAGCATCCGATATTCTGCCCGTGTCTCCAGATTCGGACCTTTGATGCCGACGTACACGCCCTCGTGGAGCGGTATTCCCTCCCGCGCGGCGGTCCGGGTCAATGCCTGTCGCAGACGGGCGGCGTACGGATCGGACATGTCCGGAAACCGGGGCCCCCAGTGATCATGGTTGGGACCTTCCAATGGGTTGACACCCATGAAGTTGATGTGGTCGGTGATCAGCATCAAGTCGCCCAGACCGAAGGACAGGTTCATCCCGCCCGCGGCGTTTGTTATGAACAGACGCTTGACGCCGGCGCGGGCCAAAACCCGTACAAGAAAAACAACCTGACGCGGGGAAGCCCCTTCATACAGGTGGATCCGTCCATCCAGGATCCACGCCGGATGTCCATCAACCGAAACGGATGTCAGCTGCCCCTTGTGGGATGGTACACCGGGAATACTCGCTCCGGGAATATCGGCGTTGTTCAGGCGATGATGGACGTCGAATCGATCCACCATGCTTCCGAGTCCACTGCCCACAAGGACAGCCGTTGCGGGCGCATCCCCGAGAAGGGTCACTACGAGCTCTGCGGCCTTTTCCACAGCCTGCACATAGGCCGGCATCGAATCAAACAGATCGCGCATCGTCCTCGTCATCCATCGCGTCGAGGATCCGGCGGATTTTCCGGATTTCATCCCCGTCGTCTGCGTCTTCTTCGTGGGTTTCGGGCGTGAACACGTCGTTGATCTTCCAGGATGGCGTATCCTCGTCATCCTCTATGCCGACGCCATCGTGTACAGCTTCCGGCTGGGATGCCTGTTCGATTCCAGGTTCCGGTTCACGCCTGGATTCTTGCTCGGGCTCGTCTTCTTGCTCCGGCTCTGCATGGCGCAGGGGTGCGGGCGCGGGCCGTGAATCCGGTTCGGGCTGGAATTCGACCCGGGAGCCTTCCAGCTCAAGGGGACGCCCCTCCTCTGCATCGTGATGGGCCAGCATTTCCATTTCCGACATCAGGAAGGCCCGCAGTTTGGCAACGACTTCCTTGTGTCGCATCTTGAACCGGGTGGTTTCCAGACGAATGGCATGCCGCTCCGATTCCGCCTCCCGGAGGATGGCCTGCGCGCGCGACTCCGATTCCTTGAGCGTATCGGACGCTCGTTTTTCCGCATGCTCCAAGGTCTGGCGGGCGCTCGAGCGGGCTGTCTTCAGCGCCTCTTCCAGCGCCTCTTCGACCTTCATATAGTGATCCAGCTTCAGCTGCTGCTCACGGACCTTTTCCTCAGACCGGCGAAGTTCGTCTGTCAGTTCCTGCCACTGCGTAGAGATCAGATTCAGGAAGGCGTCGACCTCATCCAGGTCATAGCCACGCAATGAGCGCGAAAACTCCTGTTTCCGGATGTCCAGCGAAGAAAGTTTCATGTCGGGTCGGGTCGAGTCGGGTTCGGGTTCAACCCGGAAGATACGGGTCCCGTGAACCAAAAAGAGCAGAACCCACCCGGACATGTGTAGCACCCTCTTCAATGGCTACTTCGAAGTCGTTGCTCATTCCCATGGACAACACGGGATGGGCGGCATCCACCAGGTGCGCGGCCACGTCCGGACGGGTGGAAATGTCTTTCAGCAGGGCAAACTCTCCCCGGACATCCTCAGGATTGTCGGCCGGCGAGGCCAACGTCATGAAGCCCCGGATATGAATCCGGTTCAAGCCGGTCATGCCGTCGAGGACAGACGCCACCTGGCTGACCGGCACACCGAACTTGGAGTCCTCATTTGAAACGTTGACCTGAAGCAGGCAATCCAGTCGGGATTCGGCGGCCAGAAGCCGCTTCTGCAGTTCCCGAGCAAGTCGGATGCTGTCCAGACCGTGGAAAAGAGATACATCCTCCGTGACATCCTTGGCCTTGTTCCGCTGCAAGTGGCCTATCAGATGCCATCGTATTGAGGTATCCGCCAATTCGCGGGACTTCTCCTGGAACTCCTGGACCTTGTTTTCCCCAAAATCGGTCTGTCCAAGGCTATGCAGGTCGCGCACGGCTTGGGCCGGAAAGGTCTTCGATACCGCAATCAAGGTTACGGCGCCGGGGTCCCGTCCGGAGCGGCGGGCGGCTTGGGCCATGCGGGTCCGGACGGCTTCAAGGCGTTCTTCAAGTGTCATTTCTGAGTACGTCCAGGGCTGATTTGTCATACACGCCGCGGGAGTTCAGCAAGCCGATGAAGAGCGTCAAACCGATGACGCCACCCAACAAGACCAGAACGGGCACCGGAGCAACCACGAATGGCGTCTCGAACACGAAGCGCGCCAGTGCCCAGCCGGCACCCAGGGCAAGAATGATCCCCGTACTCGCCGCAACAAAACCCAGTACGGCATACTCGACGGCCATGATCCGGAGCACGGTCCGACGGGACGCGCCGAGCGTCTTGAGCAGTACGCTCTCCTCCATCCGCTGGAACCGGCTCACGAACACAGCTCCTGCCAGCACGATCAAACCCGTCAGGATGGAAAACAGGGCCATGAAGCGGATAACGAAGGAAATGCGGCTGAAAATGGCATCGAATACGGACAACACGAGGGACAGGTCAATCGAAGACACGTTCGGGTACGATCGGGCGAGGGTCGAGAGTGCCCGGGCGGCCTCCTCCTCGGACGAAGTCCTGGCCGTGATCACATGGAAGGCCGGGGCGGAATCCAATGGACCGTCCGGAAAAACGAAGAAGAAGTTGGTCTGCAGACGGCGCCAGTCGACAGCACGAATGCTGCCGATGACCGTTTCGATCATGACCCCCTGCACGTTGAAAACCACGCGGTCTCCCAATCCCACCTGCAACTCCGCGGCCACGTCGGCCTCTACGGAAACCGGAACGGGACCATCCGGCTCGGTGAACGTACCGATGAATGTTCCTTCCATTACCGTTTCGGCATCCGTAAGGACACTCCGGTAGGTAGACCTGTACTCCCTTCTATGAGCCCATGATGTGTCAAACGTCGAATCGGCCCGCATGTCATCCACGGTGCGATCCCCGATGGCATGGATCCGCATGGAGATGACCGGCGTCTCGGACAGGACCGGCACACCCAGTCCGGAGAGCTCAGCCGCGACCCCGGCCACTTGAGGGGGCTGAATGTCAAACAGGACCAGGTTGGGTCGCCCTTCCTGGTTGCCGACTTCGATCTGGCTCAGCAGGACGCGCTCGGATATCAGCATGGTTGCGATCAGGAACGAACCCAGGCCGAGCGCCAGCACCATCATCAGCGTTTGATTGTTGGGCCGGTAAAGGTTGGATATCCCTTGTCTGACCACATACGGGAGGCGGGCCGGCGTGTACCTGACCAGGCTGCGCATGAGGATATGACTGGTTCCGGTCAACAGGAGGAAGACCACGCCCAATACAGCGGCATACGCCAGACCGATTCCCACGGTAGGCGCCTGAATGATGGCGAATGCCGTCAAACCAGCTGCCATGAGCAGCACGGCTGACCACCAGAGTCCATCCCTTCCACCGCTCCCGACAGCATCGCTGCCCGAGCGGAGCGCATCCATGGGCGAGACCGACCGTACGGTGAGCAACGGCAGGATGGAAAAAAGCATGGTCACACCAATCCCGATGCCACTGCCCAACAGGACAGCGGACCATGAGATGGAAAAGGCTACATCGACCGGAAGGAAGTCGGTCAGTACTCGAGGAATGAGCGTCTGGATACCAACCCCGACCAGGCTGCCCAGCAGCGCACCGACCAATCCCATCCCGAAAGACTGTAGTACATACACACCCACTGTGGACCAGGAAGATGCGCCAAAGCACCGAAGTACGGCTACGGTGGCTATGCGCTGCCGGATGTATACATGCACGGAGCTCGCCACGCCGAGACTACCCAACAGCAGCGCCATGAAGCCGATGAGCCCCAGAAACCGGTACAGGTTGGTCAGGCCCCGGTCCCAGCTCCGTTGCTCCTCCTGGACGGTATCGGAGCCGATTCGGGCCTCCCGCAGGGTGGTTTCCAAGGAATCCCGGAGCGCATCGGCATCCCTGCCGTCATCGAACCGGAAATAGACCTCGTAATCCACCTGGCTACCGGCAACCAGCAGCGTCGTATCCACCTTGGCCAGCGGAATGTATATCCGAGGACTGAAGAGCATGGCGGCACCGGACTCCCGTGGCGTCTCCAGTAATTTCCCCATGACTGGATAGGAGACGGTACCGATGCGTACCGAGTCGCCAACCGCCACGTTGAATTGACTCATGAGCGTTCCATCGACCAGCGCTCCTCCCGCGTCGAGATAGCTGTCTGCCGCTTCTGGCGGGTCGGTGACCACGGAGCCATAAAACGGGTACCCC
The Rhodothermales bacterium genome window above contains:
- a CDS encoding purine-nucleoside phosphorylase, whose amino-acid sequence is MRDLFDSMPAYVQAVEKAAELVVTLLGDAPATAVLVGSGLGSMVDRFDVHHRLNNADIPGASIPGVPSHKGQLTSVSVDGHPAWILDGRIHLYEGASPRQVVFLVRVLARAGVKRLFITNAAGGMNLSFGLGDLMLITDHINFMGVNPLEGPNHDHWGPRFPDMSDPYAARLRQALTRTAAREGIPLHEGVYVGIKGPNLETRAEYRMLRQLGADVVGMSTVPETLAAVHMGMEVAGVSVVTDVCDPDHLEPVSIDQILAAAAAAEPALARLVRAFIHGES
- the ileS gene encoding isoleucine--tRNA ligase; protein product: MKFTEVKDLHLPAMEESILAWWNEHDIFEKSVQQHPADRTFTFYEGPPTANGRPGIHHVMARTIKDTFCRFQTMQGHRVERKAGWDTHGLPVEIEVEKALGLEGRHQVEEYGIAEYNAACRESVLKYKDLWDTLTTRMGYWVDLSDPYITFKSSYIESVWWLLKQMYEKDFLYKGYKIQWYSPGSGTVLSSHEVSLGYKEVQDPSIYTRFRSSERDDVYYLAWTTTPWTTVSNVAIAVGADIDYVQIRLTTDDIGTHELILAEALLSVIKEDYEIVGRMTGRDLVGRTYEPLFDHFKKADGADRAWRIVPADYVSTADGTGLVHTAPAFGADDHETGKAMDLPVFNAVEPDGTFSTNVPLVGGMWFKDADKVINRDLKERGLLYRQETYLHNYPHDWRKGTPLMSYPVDSWFVRTTAIKDRLIALNNQINWQPKGIGTGRFGDWLENNVDWALSRRRYWGTPLPIWQSDASGSTYIEVIGSIAELRERCGSALPERDEDIDLHRPFVDGLTWPAPDGGTMRRVEDLIDVWFDSGAMPFAQWHYPFENKDRFERNFPADFIAEGVDQTRGWFYTLHAIAAVVMDSVAYRNVVVNGLVLDENGEKMSKSKGNAVDPFEMIDRHGIDVIRWYMMSNTPPWENLKFSERGIVDTQRKFFNTLTNVYSFFATYANIDGFTYGAPIPVEDREEMDRWILSRMGSTAAECASALEDYNPTRAARAVEQLVDDLSNWYIRLNRRRFWSARAAHAADSGSKEAAYQTVVECLMGIARMMAPISPFYAEWMYRQVNDGANIHGAESVHLTSYPTAAEHAGAIDSHLEHRMYLARTVSSVVLALRNGAGINVRQPLPRIMVVTGPRVEEDVIQSVSTIIRSEVNVKLVDCIHGSSPVVSRSAKPDFKRLGKRLGPLMKQVNVAIRALTDNDLDSFLETGSLLLDIDGEDVRLDRDDVEIVTEGVEGWLVGQENGVTVALDVSISDELLKEGLAREVVNRIQNQRKSAGFEVTDRIHAAWSASGILAQAIREHGLTIRNETLALELTEAAVPAGESVADFEIDREQMRIGITRVLQ
- a CDS encoding YggS family pyridoxal phosphate-dependent enzyme is translated as MTLEERLEAVRTRMAQAARRSGRDPGAVTLIAVSKTFPAQAVRDLHSLGQTDFGENKVQEFQEKSRELADTSIRWHLIGHLQRNKAKDVTEDVSLFHGLDSIRLARELQKRLLAAESRLDCLLQVNVSNEDSKFGVPVSQVASVLDGMTGLNRIHIRGFMTLASPADNPEDVRGEFALLKDISTRPDVAAHLVDAAHPVLSMGMSNDFEVAIEEGATHVRVGSALFGSRDPYLPG
- a CDS encoding FtsX-like permease family protein; translated protein: MGWIRSFAWRDSRGSRKRMLLFVSSMVLGVAALVSINSFGDNLKTSIDNEARTLLGADLSFESSTPFPDPIEALIDSIGGTQSRRTSFASMALFTRSSEARLATVRAHEPGYPFYGSVVTDPPEAADSYLDAGGALVDGTLMSQFNVAVGDSVRIGTVSYPVMGKLLETPRESGAAMLFSPRIYIPLAKVDTTLLVAGSQVDYEVYFRFDDGRDADALRDSLETTLREARIGSDTVQEEQRSWDRGLTNLYRFLGLIGFMALLLGSLGVASSVHVYIRQRIATVAVLRCFGASSWSTVGVYVLQSFGMGLVGALLGSLVGVGIQTLIPRVLTDFLPVDVAFSISWSAVLLGSGIGIGVTMLFSILPLLTVRSVSPMDALRSGSDAVGSGGRDGLWWSAVLLMAAGLTAFAIIQAPTVGIGLAYAAVLGVVFLLLTGTSHILMRSLVRYTPARLPYVVRQGISNLYRPNNQTLMMVLALGLGSFLIATMLISERVLLSQIEVGNQEGRPNLVLFDIQPPQVAGVAAELSGLGVPVLSETPVISMRIHAIGDRTVDDMRADSTFDTSWAHRREYRSTYRSVLTDAETVMEGTFIGTFTEPDGPVPVSVEADVAAELQVGLGDRVVFNVQGVMIETVIGSIRAVDWRRLQTNFFFVFPDGPLDSAPAFHVITARTSSEEEAARALSTLARSYPNVSSIDLSLVLSVFDAIFSRISFVIRFMALFSILTGLIVLAGAVFVSRFQRMEESVLLKTLGASRRTVLRIMAVEYAVLGFVAASTGIILALGAGWALARFVFETPFVVAPVPVLVLLGGVIGLTLFIGLLNSRGVYDKSALDVLRNDT
- a CDS encoding DivIVA domain-containing protein → MKLSSLDIRKQEFSRSLRGYDLDEVDAFLNLISTQWQELTDELRRSEEKVREQQLKLDHYMKVEEALEEALKTARSSARQTLEHAEKRASDTLKESESRAQAILREAESERHAIRLETTRFKMRHKEVVAKLRAFLMSEMEMLAHHDAEEGRPLELEGSRVEFQPEPDSRPAPAPLRHAEPEQEDEPEQESRREPEPGIEQASQPEAVHDGVGIEDDEDTPSWKINDVFTPETHEEDADDGDEIRKIRRILDAMDDEDDARSV